The following DNA comes from Anopheles coustani chromosome 2, idAnoCousDA_361_x.2, whole genome shotgun sequence.
TGTGCCTTCTGAACTGCCTTGGAAAGACGAAGATAAAgttatttgtgaaaatatattattaaTAATTATCTATAACGTGTTTCCTCTGTTGTTTTAGGAGATGATGACGTTAGAAAACCTGTAGGCGATTTGTAACACATATACACCCACTTTCAATATGCCAGTGTCCGATGTTAAACTCATTTAAATTGTAGTTCTAGAAGTTGTGAGCAATAATGGAACAGATCATCCACAAGAGGATCGCTTTTACGATggtgaagaaataaaagacAAAATGTACGGCGCATGCTCGATAGCTTTCCTGAAATTTCGATGACATCGAACCCAAAAGAATCAAGTACGCCGACAAGTGGTTCTCCATGGCAACGGttacaaatatgttttttcaatattCCAACAAAGTCGGTCTTGTTCAGCTGAGGTTTTTTGTTATGTAATTAAAATGGTTCGAAGTAGGTACCCTCGACCTCTCTTTCACATCAAAAATCGATATTTTGGCTTTAACTTTTACTTCGACCGTTTTCAGTCACCGAACAACTGCTTCGAAAACGATCCGAACACAACGAGCTCATTATCGGTACACTGGAAGAACTTTCGCTGCACCAAGAGGACATCGAACGTATCGAACACATTGGAAACTGGTGCCGGGAGTTGAAGATACTCTTGCTGCAATCGAATCTAATCCCCCGTCTGGAGAACCTCCACCGACTGAAGAAGCTCGAGTACCTCAATGTGGCTCTCAACAACATCGAGCGGATCGAAAACCTGGAACCGCTCGAGTCCCTCCGGAAACTCGACCTAACGCTCAACTTCATCGGCGAGCTAACGGGTGTGGAAAGTTTGCGTGGGAACTACAACCTACGGGAGTTATTCCTCACTGGGAACCCTTGCACGGACTATCCTGGCTACCGGGAATACGTCATAACGGTTCTTCCGCAGCTGGAACACCTCGATGGGAAGGAAGTAACGCGTAGCGAGCGACTACGGGCGGCCAAAGACTTCCGGTTGCTGCGGGAAAGAATCGTTCAGCACGAGGCACAACAGAAGATCGATCGGGATGAGCAAAAGGTTCGTGTGCGCCAGTGCTTGGAGGAGCAGGAGCAACAAAGGGACGCGTACGCCGACGATGAGAAGCGGACGAGCGAATTTTGGCAGCAAAAAAGTGACCACTGTCCGGAGACGCGCATACAGATGGCAAAGTTTTCTCGACGCGCCGGAAAAGATCGACCCGGGGGAGGGTCGTGCATGGAGAAGCCGGTTGAGAGGAAGCCTCGAAGATTATTTGCCGACTGTGGAAGACCCTATAATTTGAACGAGCCCCGGTTGGGCTTCGAGTTCCGGGATGAACCGGATCGGTACGAGTTGGACCTGCATCTGTACCGGTTTCTCGATACGTCCCTCGTCGAGGTCGATGCACAACCGAACTATGTTCGAGTAACGATCAAGGGGAAAGTGTTCCAGCTCGCTCTCAGGCAGGATATTCAAACGGACAGTTCCAGTTGTCAGCGATCGATGACCACCGGGCACATGCTGGTGGTGATGCCGAAGCTCAATCCGGAACGGATCATCGTTCCACTGGCGACGAACAGCAAAGCTACCGGAAAACAACCTCCATCGGAAGGATTGCGTGGAACCGTAAACATCCGTGGCATTTGTAGCGTTGATGCGACGAAAGCTACGGATCTTGATGAAATTCCAGACTTGATTTGAAAACGACCGGCTTTTATTCCATCAACAATCCACTCTTTTCTAGCTCCTTCGCAAAGTTGGCGAAATCTTCATCCGTAAACACCGTCTTCTCCGGTGCGTCGTCGTCCGGTTCGCCACCATCCAAGTCGGCGTTGTGTGTGGAAgagtcgtttttctttcctttcttgcTCACTTTTACCCTCGTCACGTACCTTCCAGTCCGAGCTCGTTTGATGATCTGTTGTGTTTGCGGgaacaaaatagaaacacaATCGttgaggaaaacttttcaccgaACAATAGATCGTCCTCTTGGTTCACCTTTTTGCGTGTTTCCGCGTCCAGTGTGGAGGTACCGAACATGAGCAGCTTCTGAACGTTGTCCTCCGTGTGGTCCCGCCGGTTAGCGATCTGTGCCCGGACGTCGGTGACGGTGAGCTTCTCCCGGTGCCGAATCAGATCCCGCTCCGTTTTGCTTCCCTTCTTGCCGACCAGCTCGACCAGCTTCTGATGCCGGGGTATTAGGTCGAGTGCACTTGCTTTCCGTTTGGTGGTGTTTGCTATAGGAAAGCAGAAACGCAACGTTGTCACTGTTCGATTTCGTAGAACGATGGAAGAACCTACCATCTGTTTTGGTTTTCACTATTGGGCTGTCTGCCAACATAAAGGCTTTTTTCACCAACGATTTCGACATTGTTAATAATGTGTAGAAGTTAGTTAAATATGAAAGAAACACACTAactattgaaataaaatgctaAACAAAAATGCACGTGTGATTCGcaatgaaatgtttgtttactttttccgAAAGTCGAGTAGTGTTGGCAATGGATGTACAAGGTAAGAACAAGTTGAATCCGATCCCTACATGGAGCTATTCAATCCGATCGTCAATTTAGTACCGTTAAATTCTCTTCCACCATGAAATAGGAAAGTTATAGCTGTAAAtaagaatttaaattttagtgTAACCGATgtaatgaataaaacattaccattttgatcaaattccCGAGGTAGAAAAAGGATTTGTTCCGTTGGCGGGTCGGAGTTGAAAGAGTCAATCATTCCCTGGAGCTACAACGACCACCACTAGTTGGCCTAGGAGCCAGGCGGCAGATGATACCTCCTATCGATCCTGCGCTCCTGTTACCAAAAGAGCCGGCCCGACCGATTTTCGACACATTTCGAGAGCAAAATCGTAGGGATTTTGCTTTTTGGTAACAGGGTCGCAGATCGCGAGGAGGTAGCCCGGCATCCGATCGAAAATACGTTCCTCTCTTTCTGTCCTTTGGCATATTGGAATGATGTCATGATCGATGCTGATTGGCTAGATCATGGTCCGGCAGACGATACCTCCTAGCAATCCTGCGCGCCTGGTATCAGACCAGCCAAAACGGCCACTTTTATCGAGCGtcgatttcaatttttcaccgaAACGTTACAGGACTGTGATGTTTCGTACCAGGAGCGCAGATCGCGAGCAGGTAGCCTGGAGTCCTATACTCATCTCTCTTTCTGACCTTCGACTTTGGCCTGGCCTTGTGATCTCCTATCAATCCTGCTTCCCTGTTATCAGTGCAGCAAGTTTGATAGAGGTCGAGATCGACACGAAAACACGTTTCCTGGTTTTCACGATTCATTTCCGTTTCTAGggattttcttataatttccTTACCTGCCAATACTCTTAAAACCAGGAAAAATCTTTCACTTTTTATACCAACACAACTGAATATGaacgtttgttattttttaaatgattcatgttttattattttatttattctcttaTGCGTCACAGGAGTTTTCCAACTCTCAGGTTTACTTTTCCCCATGCCACTGGTCTGCGTCTCGCGATCACTTTCCCGCTTTTCCTTAGCGCTTCCTTTCGCTTTGCCGCTTTTAACAACCTAATAATACAGTGGGTGACTGCTTTTCCGTTCCCAACAACATTTTCCTTTGATTTTCTTGCTGCTtgtccgttccgttccgtatCCCGTGTCCTTTCTCTTGTGCCTCGTCCGGTTGATCGTATCGGttaattttccacaaaaatTTCACTACTGTACTTTTTGAAGGAAGTACCATTTGCTTGTCGTATTTGGTTCACGTTCTGTCCTTCGTTCGTCGAATTGCCTACGGAAAGTTTGAATTGAAACGCCTCAAATAATGTGTTATTTAAAAGGACACCTTCCTTCCCTGCGTTTTTGGATTCTACTCTAGGAGCgtccggctgctgctgctgctgtccgtTATAATGTTTAGTAGTAAGTTTCATGTGTGATAAGTAGTTTAAGTGTTCCTCTCCTTTCCCTTTGGCATCAACAAATTGCTCGTTATAACAGTTTCCATCCACCCCCGCTCCCTCCTGCTGGTCTCTCTCGTTCCCGCCCGGGTAATAATTTGTTGCTTTACTTTGTAGCTTTGTCAATTATTATATTCTTTATTTTCACCATTGCttctatataaaaataaatacttaACATTCTCGGTTACCGGTCTGTTTTTTAGATGTAACAACAAACTCTCTCCGCCGTTACGGACGCCTTCGTTAGGATTTGTGTATCTTATTAAAACGTCCGCTTCGTTCAATCCGTCTCACACCGCACTGTTCCGTTCCATTTTGCGCTTCCGTAGGATCTCTCTAGTTAAATAATTATCTACACCAGCCCATCATATATACGCAATCAGTCACTCCATTTTCCGTGCCTAACGATCTCCCTCCCCTGTTGTTAGTGCCCTCCTCTTTCTATGTACATTTTCCTTATCCCCGTACTCCCAACTTTACGGTCCGATTTGAAAGGCATCCTAACAACAAACATTGTTGACTCTCAACGCTCTCATTCCTATGTGCCTCGCTTTGCTTTTCCGTTCGTTATCCACCCTTTATCCGGGGATCCTTGTAGCAccggggaaaaataataatacgaAACAAGCACCCCCTCGTCATTTCGAACAAAAGTGTCGCCTTTTCTTCCTCCTCACAAATCGGTTTGCGCGTCTAAAGATGTGTGTGGTGTTTGGCAAGAGGCTTGTGTGTTTCTCatcggaaggtggaaaaactcAACGGAACCGCGACGTAGCGATTAGGATACTACCCCGATGGCTTTAAAAGGGTGGGGGCCTAAGATCTACAGTTCTGCTTAAAGACTGGgtagttgttgttggtggtacACGCTAGACACTACGatcgttttagtttttgcgCCTTTGCCTCTTCTATCGCCTATCTATTTATCGTCGTTTGCACTCTCTTCAACGATCTAAGGggccattttttcccccgttctaACCGAAGCGCGGAAGCGATTGTGTGTTTAAGAGTAGGTTGTCTTGAATTTAGTACGAAAAAGGAAAGtaattttaaagtaaaataaaaataaaaaatatttcaaactcGAGCAATATCAACCCACGACGACGACCTCCGGGTTTCCTTGTTGGACTATTTATGTTGGTATGCTACTccgaaaagaaagtaaacgAAATCCAGGATTGTTGTAGCTTTACAGAAAGTTATATCGTGTGCCGATATATTTAAGAAAAGTATAGTAACAGAGGGAGAGGTGCACAATAAACCCTTTGATGCCGGTGGATAGATAGAGTCTCCTCCAGCTAGGGCTTGGTGATTTTGTACTTCTCGAAAGATGTTGGAAAGATAGAAAAGTCACGAAGGGAAACGAGTTCCCTAAAAGTACAGAGTTAGGGTACCGATTTGATGTTAAATGTTCACCATGGGGGAGAAGGAGGGTTGATCCGTCCAGGGTGGGGGTTAGCACGAACTTTTCCAGAGAAAGGTTCGGAACCGGGACGTGGGACCAACGATGCCGATGAGATCTTTTACTTTGCCGGGTCAGTCGGGTGTCGGTTTTGATATTGCTCGGTTGTcgaaaagaataaattttcataaagCATGAAAAGTCGAGTAAATAGTATGAATGATTGAAAGAtctacaatgaaaaaaaaaaaataattcgttGTTCATTGGACTAGAAGTAGAATTAAGTTGTAGAGATGCACCACACACCGTCACATGTTCCACACACCATCCGCCACACGCTAGTAGTTTGTGATGTGCGATATAATTTAAGCGCTCCTACGAGGAACATATCATCCGAGGGCATTCGGAACACGGGAAAGGGGTCTGTACGTCCGGCAAAGGATAACCGGCGTAATCGTAAAACAATTGTCACATCATTCACCGACATCAAAGCAAGCACTGGAAAGAAAGGCAAACTCGATCGCAAACTCACTCGAAGGATGATTTTCTAAGCGCATCCTATCCTAGGAAAAGTAGGCTATGGTAGGGTAGCTTGAAATGAAGGATGATCTTACTATGTTCGAACGAACTTCTGTGTGGATTTCACAGGAAATAGTttaggaagaagaaaaacagaagagGTTCAGTTCCGTCCCGATTGGActtacacagacacacacacacatgcaaacaCGCACTAAGCCACACACGGCAGCACGCTTCTCATACACCGGAATGTTTCGGCACGCACCTCATCAGACGAAAAGCCGTTAATAAACTCTACTGCATAAACGATAAGCGTCATCTCTAATCTAAAGTGGCTCTAAAATCAACGACGGAGGATCACAAATACTGAAGTGTTTCTACGGCGCATTTCCGCGGGCAGTTTAAGAAATGTTTCGAGTGAGTGTACGACCATGTTTCCTTCTCCTTCATTGGCGTTTTTGTTCGCAGGGAAAACCGGATGTGGATGTGAAGAATAATTTCTATCGATGAGTATCGATATTGTTTTATCGTAATGTTTTCGCACGGTGTTCATTTGTGGGTTGTACATTCCTTTCGCATGTGTACCGCAATGCTCAATGGTCGAGATATATTGCACCCCTTTCTCTCCCGTGGTTGGGGGAAGGGTGAACGCGTTGGATGGGGAGGGGCGCGATCTGTGGTGCTTAAAACGAAAAGATAATATCCTGTTTGTTTGTCTACTCTAAAAAGTTGGTTAAACAaacgaagagagagagatgaacTACAGATACAGTATTCTACATTAAATTCTCTCCTTCTCGCTTCGTTTTAGCTAAATGATTTAAAGATACTAAATAGGGACACAACTTAAAGgtctaaaaaaaaagttccgaaagaaaggaaacgcGACGATTTCTTCTTTCTTGCACCATCTTAGTGATGACGTAATGTGTGCCTTAAACCACTCTcctatctctctctcactcttctTGACGCACTTTCACACGAACACAGCAGCCTATTACAGCAGTCCACCTTTGCGGCCAAATAGCAACGAACTGATCGTGCCGTACACACTTTGTCCGAGCGAACGGGTACTTTCCTCTTTCggggccgccgccgccgcttgCTGCGTTTCCTTTCGGGTATCCTTGCCTTGGTTGGAGGTTGATTTGCTGCCCGCGGAAGATGGTTTATTCCCGCCGACCGTGCCGAGATCTGGTCGGACGCCGGTCCGCCCGGTGGACGCACCGTTCACCGTGCCGAGATCCGGTCGCTGGGTACCTCCGTTCGCACCGTTCATCAGGTTACGGCGAGACTTTTGGCGCTGCATCTGCTTCAGTCGTGCGGCCGTAGTCGGTGAGGCGGTAGCGGCGGGCGACGGACGGTCCGAGTCGTTGCTCGCCACGGAAGAGCTGTCCGAGTCGGAGGACATCGCCGTGCTGATGCCGCTGCTCGCACCGGACGACGACGCCATACTCTTGAGGCTGTCGTGCGAAAGACCCTTGCTCAAGACGGCCTTGATCGTGCGCTTGTCAATGAGGACCGTTTCGTCGTccgcttgttgttgttgctgctgctggtgtttgcGTCGTTGATCCTGGAGGTGCTTCAAGCTGGTCAGCTGTGCCATCGGGCTGCGTCCGCGACCGGTCGACGCCGTGCTGTACATGGCCGACGAACCGTGTAGGGCGAGCGGACTGATGCCGGGCGGGTGCTGCGGTGGCAGCATGATGTTCTCCAGCCCGATACTCTCCACCTTCTCCATGATCTTGATCGAGCGGAGTGCCTTCTTCTCCAGCCGGGAAAGGGCGACCTTGTTGCGGGAAATAACTCTCGACGCACGGTCGGTGGGGTCGGAGGGACCGGGGCCACCGCTGCTATTGCTGGTCGAGGCGGCAAAGCGTTTGCGAAGGATATCGGCTCCAGATGCTAGCAGACCGGACAGGAGTGGTGGTTCGGGGGACATTGAACGTGTCGGGGAACCATCTGGAAGCGAAAAATGGGAACAGATTATTGAAGTACTCTTGGACTTGGAGCAAACAACGAAGAGCAACGAatatccaaccgaaaaactgaCGCCTACTACGAACATCCAATCGAATTTCGTAGTGACGCCTACTGTGATTAACGATAATAAGACCAAGTCATTTATTTCTTACCTGGACTATTGCAGGGTGTGACCGTGGGTGAAAAGTTGGGTCCCGCGGGGGTGTTAAGTGCACTGGGGGTAACGGCCTTGATGCCACGCTCGTTCAGCATGGACGCGAGGCCTAGGTTGACGCTGAAAGTCGAGCAGGAGTTGCGCCGCGACAGACTGGACCGTGGCGTCGACGGAGCGGTCGGTTGTCGCGATGGACACTCGGACGCCATCTGCGAGGACATCTGTGACGGTGGCAGACTGAAGGTGACGGCCGTGGTGCCATCGTCCGGATGCAGTACGGTGCTGTTGGTGTAGGTGTAGGTGCATCCGAACGATTGGAACCGCTTGCCCGGGTGATCTTCGGCGTCTTCGTCCTCCTCAACGTCGGAGAGCGAGTACGTTTGAAGACCGAGTTCGTCGAGTCCACGACCACCGCGTATCGTAACACCGGGTCGTTCCTCGAGCAGTCCACTCAGCGTCGGCGTGGCCAACCGTGACCAGTGGTGAAGGGTCTGCGAGCCCTCGATCGGTTTCACAATCTGCAACTTCTCCGGTAGGCGCCACTGGGAACTGCTGTTACCGCCACCGGTCGCCGCCGACGACAGGCCGGACAAGCCGGACGAACCGGTAGACATAATACTGTCCGGCGTGCGGCAACCGAGCGGCATTCCCGACGGCTGCTCATCGTAGCTGTACGTACCGAGCGGGGCATGCTGGAGCATTGCTCGCCTCGCCAACACTTCGGCCGGCGTAAGGCGCTTCAAGGCCGCCTCCAGATCCTTGGCACCCGGTGCACCCGGAATGCCTGGCTGCTGGCCCGTTCCCGGGTAGCCATCGTCCGAGTCGGCGGTAAGGCTTTCGCGCGAGTACGACCGTCCTCCGAGCGAGCTTCCTCCACCGTACATCGTGCTGTAAACCGacgaaccaccaccaccgccgctcaGATACGAGTGTGCCATCGTGGTGTGCGATGCGCCAGCATTGGCCGAATTGCCTCCCAGTCCTGGGTAAACGTACGGCGCCATCCGTGGCTGCGAGGAGGAACTCATCGTCATCGAACCGAGCTGCGAGAAACTATCACTGAACCCGTTCGGATTCGCCCGGCTCGCCGTGCGCACCGTTTCGAATACCTTCCGGTACGAGGGCACCTGCTGCTGGCCGCCGACGCCACCTACACCACCTAGCATTCCTCCACGCACCGAGTCGATGCCCGAGTCGAGACTGTGCTCCGAGTAGAGCGACGTTTCCATCAGCTCCGACTGCAGGGAATCGGGTGCGCCACCGGCGAGTGCCGTAATGCCCGGGATGAGCGAACTCCTCGCCAACGGTTGGGCTCGTTTACGCTGCCGCCGCAGCTGCTCCTGCGTTTCCTGCAGCAGATTCAGCACCTCCT
Coding sequences within:
- the LOC131261963 gene encoding protein tilB, whose protein sequence is MVRITEQLLRKRSEHNELIIGTLEELSLHQEDIERIEHIGNWCRELKILLLQSNLIPRLENLHRLKKLEYLNVALNNIERIENLEPLESLRKLDLTLNFIGELTGVESLRGNYNLRELFLTGNPCTDYPGYREYVITVLPQLEHLDGKEVTRSERLRAAKDFRLLRERIVQHEAQQKIDRDEQKVRVRQCLEEQEQQRDAYADDEKRTSEFWQQKSDHCPETRIQMAKFSRRAGKDRPGGGSCMEKPVERKPRRLFADCGRPYNLNEPRLGFEFRDEPDRYELDLHLYRFLDTSLVEVDAQPNYVRVTIKGKVFQLALRQDIQTDSSSCQRSMTTGHMLVVMPKLNPERIIVPLATNSKATGKQPPSEGLRGTVNIRGICSVDATKATDLDEIPDLI
- the LOC131265453 gene encoding uncharacterized protein LOC131265453, whose product is MSKSLVKKAFMLADSPIVKTKTDANTTKRKASALDLIPRHQKLVELVGKKGSKTERDLIRHREKLTVTDVRAQIANRRDHTEDNVQKLLMFGTSTLDAETRKKIIKRARTGRYVTRVKVSKKGKKNDSSTHNADLDGGEPDDDAPEKTVFTDEDFANFAKELEKSGLLME
- the LOC131266769 gene encoding trafficking kinesin-binding protein milt isoform X3, giving the protein MTRAYDDIDAVTRLLEEKEKDLELTVQIGKELLTQNTHLENRVAELEQELKGTNENLAQLSHELHQKNELIGILTNDADDTSENVTPTASKSINLELLQRKVKHLEEENKSLRTETAQLVKETDECEEQERKLMADIANQLTTANSEFDGLNLELERLKEENRLQHEQIISLTGRLSEAEIRLHQLTSENEEASSLLSITKENQNLLAGELSEFKLRYQEVLNLLQETQEQLRRQRKRAQPLARSSLIPGITALAGGAPDSLQSELMETSLYSEHSLDSGIDSVRGGMLGGVGGVGGQQQVPSYRKVFETVRTASRANPNGFSDSFSQLGSMTMSSSSQPRMAPYVYPGLGGNSANAGASHTTMAHSYLSGGGGGSSVYSTMYGGGSSLGGRSYSRESLTADSDDGYPGTGQQPGIPGAPGAKDLEAALKRLTPAEVLARRAMLQHAPLGTYSYDEQPSGMPLGCRTPDSIMSTGSSGLSGLSSAATGGGNSSSQWRLPEKLQIVKPIEGSQTLHHWSRLATPTLSGLLEERPGVTIRGGRGLDELGLQTYSLSDVEEDEDAEDHPGKRFQSFGCTYTYTNSTVLHPDDGTTAVTFSLPPSQMSSQMASECPSRQPTAPSTPRSSLSRRNSCSTFSVNLGLASMLNERGIKAVTPSALNTPAGPNFSPTVTPCNSPDGSPTRSMSPEPPLLSGLLASGADILRKRFAASTSNSSGGPGPSDPTDRASRVISRNKVALSRLEKKALRSIKIMEKVESIGLENIMLPPQHPPGISPLALHGSSAMYSTASTGRGRSPMAQLTSLKHLQDQRRKHQQQQQQQADDETVLIDKRTIKAVLSKGLSHDSLKSMASSSGASSGISTAMSSDSDSSSVASNDSDRPSPAATASPTTAARLKQMQRQKSRRNLMNGANGGTQRPDLGTVNGASTGRTGVRPDLGTVGGNKPSSAGSKSTSNQGKDTRKETQQAAAAAPKEESTRSLGQSVYGTISSLLFGRKGGLL
- the LOC131266769 gene encoding trafficking kinesin-binding protein milt isoform X2; this translates as MQQASSRAATEKRDVGCITELCSAEDLPEVEIFSLLEEQIPRYKIRADTTTTFGGYENQDWFVQYPALPIPTEGLGLTTEQTREALNYFLLCGNRVSQMTRAYDDIDAVTRLLEEKEKDLELTVQIGKELLTQNTHLENRVAELEQELKGTNENLAQLSHELHQKNELIGILTNDADDTSENVTPTASKSINLELLQRKVKHLEEENKSLRTETAQLVKETDECEEQERKLMADIANQLTTANSEFDGLNLELERLKEENRLQHEQIISLTGRLSEAEIRLHQLTSENEEASSLLSITKENQNLLAGELSEFKLRYQEVLNLLQETQEQLRRQRKRAQPLARSSLIPGITALAGGAPDSLQSELMETSLYSEHSLDSGIDSVRGGMLGGVGGVGGQQQVPSYRKVFETVRTASRANPNGFSDSFSQLGSMTMSSSSQPRMAPYVYPGLGGNSANAGASHTTMAHSYLSGGGGGSSVYSTMYGGGSSLGGRSYSRESLTADSDDGYPGTGQQPGIPGAPGAKDLEAALKRLTPAEVLARRAMLQHAPLGTYSYDEQPSGMPLGCRTPDSIMSTGSSGLSGLSSAATGGGNSSSQWRLPEKLQIVKPIEGSQTLHHWSRLATPTLSGLLEERPGVTIRGGRGLDELGLQTYSLSDVEEDEDAEDHPGKRFQSFGCTYTYTNSTVLHPDDGTTAVTFSLPPSQMSSQMASECPSRQPTAPSTPRSSLSRRNSCSTFSVNLGLASMLNERGIKAVTPSALNTPAGPNFSPTVTPCNSPDGSPTRSMSPEPPLLSGLLASGADILRKRFAASTSNSSGGPGPSDPTDRASRVISRNKVALSRLEKKALRSIKIMEKVESIGLENIMLPPQHPPGISPLALHGSSAMYSTASTGRGRSPMAQLTSLKHLQDQRRKHQQQQQQQADDETVLIDKRTIKAVLSKGLSHDSLKSMASSSGASSGISTAMSSDSDSSSVASNDSDRPSPAATASPTTAARLKQMQRQKSRRNLMNGANGGTQRPDLGTVNGASTGRTGVRPDLGTVGGNKPSSAGSKSTSNQGKDTRKETQQAAAAAPKEESTRSLGQSVYGTISSLLFGRKGGLL
- the LOC131266769 gene encoding trafficking kinesin-binding protein milt isoform X1, producing MTLVDSPLTKALYGISLESLARTNTGRVHTDPSVFIDEEEDRRSLSGEYPDYPYYVARGADGLSYLKVVRSSVTAEKVLCGNRVSQMTRAYDDIDAVTRLLEEKEKDLELTVQIGKELLTQNTHLENRVAELEQELKGTNENLAQLSHELHQKNELIGILTNDADDTSENVTPTASKSINLELLQRKVKHLEEENKSLRTETAQLVKETDECEEQERKLMADIANQLTTANSEFDGLNLELERLKEENRLQHEQIISLTGRLSEAEIRLHQLTSENEEASSLLSITKENQNLLAGELSEFKLRYQEVLNLLQETQEQLRRQRKRAQPLARSSLIPGITALAGGAPDSLQSELMETSLYSEHSLDSGIDSVRGGMLGGVGGVGGQQQVPSYRKVFETVRTASRANPNGFSDSFSQLGSMTMSSSSQPRMAPYVYPGLGGNSANAGASHTTMAHSYLSGGGGGSSVYSTMYGGGSSLGGRSYSRESLTADSDDGYPGTGQQPGIPGAPGAKDLEAALKRLTPAEVLARRAMLQHAPLGTYSYDEQPSGMPLGCRTPDSIMSTGSSGLSGLSSAATGGGNSSSQWRLPEKLQIVKPIEGSQTLHHWSRLATPTLSGLLEERPGVTIRGGRGLDELGLQTYSLSDVEEDEDAEDHPGKRFQSFGCTYTYTNSTVLHPDDGTTAVTFSLPPSQMSSQMASECPSRQPTAPSTPRSSLSRRNSCSTFSVNLGLASMLNERGIKAVTPSALNTPAGPNFSPTVTPCNSPDGSPTRSMSPEPPLLSGLLASGADILRKRFAASTSNSSGGPGPSDPTDRASRVISRNKVALSRLEKKALRSIKIMEKVESIGLENIMLPPQHPPGISPLALHGSSAMYSTASTGRGRSPMAQLTSLKHLQDQRRKHQQQQQQQADDETVLIDKRTIKAVLSKGLSHDSLKSMASSSGASSGISTAMSSDSDSSSVASNDSDRPSPAATASPTTAARLKQMQRQKSRRNLMNGANGGTQRPDLGTVNGASTGRTGVRPDLGTVGGNKPSSAGSKSTSNQGKDTRKETQQAAAAAPKEESTRSLGQSVYGTISSLLFGRKGGLL